Proteins from a genomic interval of Diospyros lotus cultivar Yz01 chromosome 6, ASM1463336v1, whole genome shotgun sequence:
- the LOC127804329 gene encoding uncharacterized protein LOC127804329 → MARSSALTGSQGHFRSISLPSRLHPHCGKIEAELNKLKTWEISTGSASPLNAETIRTGLVGLPELYNRVEELIRSPVTRQVILQHQHGVLVEEALEGSIGLLDSCSMARDFLSLMKESVQDLQSVLRRKGADSSTASNLSSYLCCRKKVKKNITRGLRSLKQIEMKTGPSPLLDRDQDHYLSMMIRVLREVIGITISVIRCVLVFLQVPVSKSKAKGWSLISKLMITRQVAASESGHGKIFNEVGSVDEAIQSLHGCLRSNNGAKIGVEMARRRLQALNDRTEGLEAGLDCLFRRLIQHRVSLLNILAH, encoded by the coding sequence ATGGCAAGGTCATCTGCATTAACAGGTTCACAAGGTCATTTTAGGTCTATTAGCTTGCCTTCCAGGTTACATCCCCATTGTGGCAAGATTGAAGCTGAACTAAACAAGCTTAAGACCTGGGAAATATCCACAGGTTCTGCATCTCCTTTAAACGCTGAGACTATTAGAACCGGCCTGGTTGGGCTCCCAGAGTTGTACAACCGTGTCGAAGAACTCATCCGCTCTCCAGTCACCCGGCAAGTTATTCTCCAGCATCAACATGGAGTACTAGTGGAAGAGGCACTCGAGGGCTCCATAGGATTGTTGGACTCATGCAGCATGGCACGAGACTTCTTGTCGCTCATGAAGGAGAGCGTTCAAGATCTTCAGTCTGTGTTGCGAAGGAAGGGTGCAGACTCCAGCACTGCGAGCAACCTCAGTTCTTACCTTTGCTGCAGGAAGAAAGTGAAGAAGAACATCACTAGGGGCCTTAGATCATTGAAGCAAATAGAGATGAAAACTGGACCCTCTCCTCTCTTAGACAGGGATCAGGATCACTACTTATCAATGATGATAAGAGTGTTGAGAGAAGTAATCGGTATTACCATCTCTGTCATTCGATGCGTGTTGGTGTTCTTGCAAGTGCCGGTTTCAAAGTCAAAGGCTAAGGGATGGTCATTGATCTCAAAGTTGATGATTACAAGGCAAGTAGCAGCCTCAGAGAGTGGCCATGGCAAGATTTTCAATGAAGTGGGAAGTGTTGATGAGGCTATCCAGTCTTTGCATGGATGCCTTAGGAGCAATAATGGTGCAAAGATTGGTGTGGAAATGGCAAGAAGAAGATTGCAAGCTCTTAATGACAGGACAGAAGGGCTTGAGGCTGGACTGGATTGCCTGTTTAGGCGCCTGATCCAACACAGAGTCTCCCTTCTTAACATTTTGGCTCACTGA